Proteins co-encoded in one Brassica rapa cultivar Chiifu-401-42 chromosome A02, CAAS_Brap_v3.01, whole genome shotgun sequence genomic window:
- the LOC103851030 gene encoding glycosyltransferase BC10: MGIIDQKIKKGEEHLMISKPLRLILFQSGRHVLRSLFFVTGFLIGVFLYLQLKAFHMSTPKTEQPLWSTVLFHHSTMMEIKQVLQTQELQHDMSDQELFTKVSSLSSPSSSPSSSSWFGRMHNNDEKMVVKVAFMFMTGGALPLAALWDKFFKGHEGFYSIYVHTNPSFQDSYPETSVFYSRRIPSQPVYWGTSSMVDAEKRLLANALLDESNQRFVLLSDSCIPLFDFTTIYDYLTGTNLSFIGSFDDPRKSGRGRYNPKMYPQINVTHWRKGSQWFSTTRELALHILADTFYYKIFDQHCKPPCYMDEHYIPTLIHMFHGEMSANRTLTWVDWSRVGPHPGRFIWPDITDEFLNRIRFTEECAYYSRDGENTTTSKCFLFARKFTEDTLEPLLRIYPLVLGSGP, from the exons ATGGGCATTATTGATCAAAAGATCAAGAAGGGAGAAGAACACTTGATGATCTCAAAACCCTTGAGGTTGATTCTCTTTCAAAGTGGTAGACATGTATTACGCTCACTCTTCTTTGTCACCGGTTTCTTAATTGGTGTCTTCCTTTATCTACAACTAAAAGCCTTCCACATGTCCACGCCGAAGACAGAACAACCCTTATGGTCAACAGTGCTATTCCACCACTCAACAATGATGGAGATCAAACAAGTGCTACAAACACAAGAGCTTCAACACGACATGAGTGATCAAGAACTCTTTACCAAGGTCTCTTCATTatcatcaccatcatcctcACCATCCTCATCATCATGGTTTGGAAGAATGCATAATAATGATGAGAAGATGGTTGTGAAAGTGGCTTTCATGTTCATGACTGGCGGCGCACTCCCATTGGCTGCTTTGTGGGACAAGTTCTTTAAAGGACATGAAGGGTTTTATTCCATATATGTTCATACTAATCCATCTTTTCAAGATTCTTACCCTGAAACTTCTGTCTTCTACTCAAGAAGAATCCCAAGCCAG CCAGTGTACTGGGGAACATCATCAATGGTAGACGCAGAGAAAAGACTCTTAGCCAACGCTCTCCTCGACGAATCAAACCAAAGATTCGTCCTCTTGTCAGATTCTTGCATCCCACTCTTTGACTTCACAACCATTTATGATTACTTAACCGGCACAAATCTCAGCTTCATCGGCTCATTCGACGATCCAAGAAAGTCCGGTCGGGGACGTTACAACCCCAAAATGTATCCACAGATAAACGTTACACATTGGCGTAAAGGATCACAATGGTTTAGTACAACCCGTGAGCTTGCTCTTCATATACTAGCAGAcactttttattacaaaatattcGACCAGCACTGCAAACCGCCTTGTTACATGGACGAGCATTACATCCCGACTCTCATTCACATGTTCCATGGAGAAATGAGTGCAAACCGGACCTTGACTTGGGTGGACTGGTCGAGAGTCGGTCCACATCCTGGCCGGTTTATTTGGCCTGATATCACCGATGAGTTTCTTAACCGTATCAGGTTTACAGAGGAGTGTGCTTATTATAGCCGTGATGGGGAGAATACTACAACTTCGAAATGTTTTTTATTTGCGAGGAAGTTCACGGAAGATACTTTAGAACCTTTGTTAAGAATCTATCCTCTAGTTCTTGGGTCTGGTCCGTAA
- the LOC103851031 gene encoding chloroplastic group IIA intron splicing facilitator CRS1, chloroplastic, whose protein sequence is MLTPLFVSVRPLPSLTTISSLNPNQNPPHTSKAPNFNQFNENPKPPDNAIKVPTAPWMKGPIFLPPDELINTSHHHKSTRKQNAEEKTFKALNRRESGVRGSKAMKKIVRSVEKLDDYGGEFESLGGVVEEDEKRRRRRMPWEREEEKFILRRRKKERVLTTADLILDEGLLKRLRLEGSKMREWVNVRKAGVTETVVNDIRSVWEENELAMVRFDVPLCRNMERAQEILELKTGGLVVLSKKEFLVVYRGPLSDSSVCVKEGGDEISSSLYVREGERLLNGLGPRYVDWWMRRPFPVDADLLPQVVDGYRTPSRRCPPNTRAKLSDQELTYLRNVAQALPFHFVLGRNHGLQGLASAILKLWEKCVIAKIAIKWGALNTNNEEMADELKHLTGGVLILRNKYLIILFRGKDFLSDEVADLVDDRERLLRRYQHFEETRRESDIEISEVVADGEQLEETSKTGTLFEFQELQRKFGEMEMGNLETEAEKVKLDKELKSQEHKLSILKSKIEKTTTELLKLNSLWKPSEPDDDIEILTNEERECLRRIGLKMNSSLVLGRRGVFNGVMEGLHQHWKHREVAKVITMQKLFSRVVYTAKSLEAESNGVLISIEKLKEGHAILMYRGRNYKRPSSKLMAQNLLTKRKALQRSVLMQRLGSLKFFAYQRERAIEDLKLSLVKLQGSASELC, encoded by the exons ATGCTAACTCCTCTCTTCGTCTCGGTGCGACCATTGCCATCACTTACCACCATCTCCTCCTTAAACCCAAACCAGAACCCTCCACACACCTCCAAAGCTCCAAACTTTAATCAATTCAATGAAAACCCAAAACCCCCCGACAATGCGATTAAGGTCCCGACAGCTCCATGGATGAAAGGTCCCATCTTTCTCCCACCCGACGAGCTTATCAACACTTCACATCACCACAAGAGCACCAGGAAACAGAACGCCGAGGAGAAGACGTTCAAGGCGTTAAACCGTCGAGAGAGCGGCGTGAGAGGAAGCAAAGCCATGAAGAAGATCGTCCGCAGCGTTGAGAAGCTCGACGATTATGGAGGCGAGTTTGAGTCCTTAGGTGGGGTTGTGGAGGAGGatgagaagaggaggaggaggagaatgCCTTGGGAGAGGGAGGAAGAGAAGTTCATattgaggaggaggaagaaagagagagtctTGACGACGGCTGATCTTATCTTAGACGAAGGGTTGTTGAAAAGACTGAGACTTGAAGGCTCGAAGATGAGAGAATGGGTGAATGTTCGAAAAGCAGGAGTTACGGAGACGGTTGTGAACGATATTAGATCGGTCTGGGAGGAGAACGAGCTTGCTATGGTGAGGTTTGATGTCCCTCTTTGTCGTAACATGGAGCGAGCTCAAGAGATCTTAgag TTGAAGACTGGAGGGTTGGTTGTGTTGAGCAAGAAGGAGTTTCTCGTTGTTTACCGAGGACCATTGAGTGATTCATCAGTATGTGTGAAGGAGGGGGGAGATGAGATTAGCTCATCGTTGTACGTGAGAGAAGGTGAGAGGCTACTGAATGGATTGGGGCCTAGATATGTGGATTGGTGGATGAGAAGACCGTTTCCTGTTGATGCTGACTTGCTTCCTCAAGTGGTTGATGGATATAGAACTCCTTCTAGACGTTGCCCACCTAACACTAGAGCAAAGCTGAGCGACCAAGAGCTTACTTACTTGAGAAACGTTGCTCAAGCTTTACCGTTTCATTTCGTCCTTG GGAGGAACCATGGGCTTCAAGGTTTAGCTTCTGCTATCTTGAAACTATGGGAGAAGTGTGTTATTGCAAAGATTGCAATCAAGTGGGGAGCTCTCAACACAAACAATGAGGAAATGGCAGATGAGTTGaag CATCTCACTGGAGGAGTTTTGATACTACGAAACAAATACTTGATAATACTATTCAGAGGGAAGGACTTTCTATCTGATGAAGTTGCGGATTTGGTTGATGACAGAGAGAGATTACTCAGAAGATACCAGCATTTTGAAGAGACCAGACGTGAGAGTGATATAGAGATCTCTGAGGTGGTAGCAGATGGTGAACAGTTGGAGGAAACAAGCAAGACCGGAACCTTATTCGAGTTTCAAGAACTTCAGAGGAAGTTTGGTGAAATGGAGATGGGAAACCTGGAGACTGAAGCTGAGAAAGTAAAACTAGATAAGGAACTCAAAAGCCAAGAACACAAGCTTTCCATT CTGAAATCAAAGATAGAGAAGACAACAACGGAGTTACTCAAATTGAATTCTTTATGGAAACCATCTGAGCCTGACGATGACATTGAGATACTGACTAATGAAGAAAGAGAATGCTTGAGAAGAATCGGACTGAAGATGAACAGCAGCTTGGTTCTTGGAAGAAGAGGAGTCTTTAATGGTGTAATGGAAGGTCTGCATCAGCATTGGAAGCACAGGGAGGTTGCGAAAGTGATCACTATGCAGAAGCTTTTCTCGAGAGTTGTTTACACAGCGAAATCACTTGAAGCAGAGAGCAATGGAGTACTAATCTCTATCGAAAAACTTAAAGAAGGACATGCAATACTCATGTACCGTGGCAGGAACTACAAACGTCCTTCGTCGAAACTAATGGCACAGAATCTTTTGACTAAAAGAAAAGCGTTGCAAAGATCTGTCTTGATGCAGAGACTTGGC tcACTGAAGTTCTTTGCTTACCAGAGAGAAAGAGCCATTGAAGATTTGAAGTTGAGTTTGGTAAAACTTCAAGGCTCTGCTTCTGAGCTATGTTGA